In the Tautonia marina genome, one interval contains:
- a CDS encoding acyl carrier protein, with protein MPDSQLFDTVCGLIRSVVKLDEAVTITPESSLVEDLGVDSLDLVSVFLEVQDAYGVAIDEDDLAGLVTVGDLVDYVFDRQASQAA; from the coding sequence ATGCCTGATTCTCAACTGTTCGACACGGTCTGCGGCCTGATTCGATCGGTCGTGAAGCTTGACGAGGCGGTCACGATCACGCCCGAGTCGTCGCTGGTCGAGGATCTCGGGGTCGATTCGCTCGACCTGGTCAGCGTCTTCCTGGAGGTGCAAGACGCCTACGGGGTGGCGATCGACGAGGACGACCTGGCGGGGCTCGTCACGGTGGGCGACCTGGTCGACTACGTCTTCGATCGTCAGGCGTCTCAGGCAGCCTGA